One window of Phycodurus eques isolate BA_2022a chromosome 8, UOR_Pequ_1.1, whole genome shotgun sequence genomic DNA carries:
- the mylk4b gene encoding LOW QUALITY PROTEIN: myosin light chain kinase 2, skeletal/cardiac muscle (The sequence of the model RefSeq protein was modified relative to this genomic sequence to represent the inferred CDS: deleted 1 base in 1 codon): protein MSSSLINSLARMYDPKPLHGQKSGGRKSSLNGSDKSQATSSSSSHDASLRCIESRMDSLASQMACLLNMQHIVLTRLDSLSQDVRRMDRGRAFMSEEGRGDADAGGSNGSEVAVACGELWGVVERVYERIESQGHRLEAVVKLVEGIQQVISFIGEVVKSSRLMKLVFKKPGSQYKRKGKDDKDKGKLNLKSLKPQKKRRSLETSDSLTGLVLPEQVEKLNKKNIDHSHGNNKAEDRSNGSHLESSTLILNGSAKESEDVFEDSGPEEEVELAIKSSDLNSEKTDDEEEEDKQKNKSDAEISSTTLSNFADISSKTGKTSVIKQESSDEVGDVAACSKRRVTEEDVVKDDLKKSRVEGNNDKRADGNVLETDTPKHTDSDAVNTEGREGNNDQSDVKEFFIDSSPPPPAPFDHRIVTPKPHQIAAYYSINRDEVLGGGRFGQVHKCIENSSGLRLAAKIIKAKSQKEKDVVRNEIQVMNQLNHCNLIQLYAAFESRHDVILVMEYVEGGELFDRIIDENCNLTEFDTVLFIRQICEGLQYMHRMYILHLDLKPENILCVSRATNKIKIIDFGLARRYKPREKLKVNFGTPEFLAPEVINYEFVSFPTDMWSLGVITYMLLSGLSPFLGDDDNETLNNILACQWNFEEEEFTDVSEEAKDFITRLLVKSKNWRMSATESLRHPWLSEQSLHYKLHVKKNKSRSTRPTSPEC from the exons ATGAGCTCCAGCTTGATCAACTCTTTAGCCAGAATGTATGATCCCAAGCCTCTTCATGGTCAGAAGTCTGGTGGAAGAAAGTCCTCCCTCAATGGATCAGACAAGTCCCAAGctacttcctcttcctcttctcatGACGCTTCCCTACGCTGCATTGAGAGTCGCATGGACTCCTTGGCCTCTCAGATGGCATGTTTGCTCAACATGCAGCACATCGTCCTGACCCGACTCGACAGTTTGTCCCAGGATGTGAGAAGGATGGATCGAGGTCGGGCATTTATGAGCGAAGAGGGTCGTGGTGATGCAGATGCTGGAGGTAGTAATGGTTCAGAAGTTGCAGTAGCATGTGGGGAGTTGTGGGGGGTGGTGGAGAGGGTGTATGAGCGGATTGAAAGTCAGGGCCACAGGTTGGAAGCGGTGGTAAAACTGGTGGAGGGCATCCAGCAGGTGATCAGCTTCATTGGTGAAGTGGTGAAGAGCTCAAGGCTGATGAAGCTGGTCTTTAAAAAGCCTGGAAGCCAATACAAACGCAAG GGAAAGGATGACAAGGATAAAGGCAAACTGAACCTGAAGAGCCTCAAACctcagaagaagaggaggtCTCTCGAAACTTCAG ACTCACTGACTGGATTGGTGCTGCCAGAACAGGTagaaaaactcaacaaaaagaATATTGATCATTCTCATGGAAACAACAAGGCAGAGGACAGGTCAAATGGAAGCCATCTTGAGTCATCCACACTGATTCTGAATGGATCAGCTAAGGAGAGCGAGGATGTCTTCGAAGACTCAGGTCCTGAGGAAGAGGTGGAATTAGCGATAAAGTCATCAGATTTAAATTCAGAGAAGACTGAcgatgaagaagaggaagacaaGCAGAAGAATAAATCAGATGCAGAAATCTCATCCACAACCCTGAGTAACTTTGCAGACATTTCTTCTAAGACTGGCAAGACGTCTGTCATAAAACAAGAGAG TTCTGATGAGGTTGGTGATGTGGCCGCCTGCAGCAAACGTCGTGTCACTGAAGAAGACGTGGTGAAGGACGATCTTAAAAAGAGTCGAGTGGAAGGCAATAATGATAAAAGGgctgatggaaatgtgttggaGACAGACACGCCAAAACATACCGACTCTGATGCAGTCAACACAGAGGGACGTGAGGGAAACAATGACCAGTCTGATGTGAAGGAATTCTTCATAG ACTCCAGTCCTCCACCACCAGCACCCTTTGACCATCGCATAGTGACTCCCAAACCTCATCAAATAGCAGCCTACTACTCCATCAACAGAGATGAGGTCCTCGGAGG GGGACGTTTTGGTCAGGTCCACAAGTGCATTGAAAACTCATCTGGCCTAAGATTGGCTGCCAAGATCATCAAGGCCAAGAGTCAGAAGGAAAAG GATGTGGTGAGGAATGAAATCCAGGTAATGAACCAGCTCAACCACTGCAACCTCATCCAGCTGTATGCAGCCTTTGAGTCCCGTCATGACGTCATCCTTGTCATGGAGTA TGTTGAGGGGGGTGAGCTGTTTGACCGCATCATTGACGAGAACTGCAACCTAACTGAGTTTGACACGGTGCTGTTTATACGCCAAATT TGTGAGGGACTGCAGTATATGCACAGAATGTACATACTGCATCTTGACCTCAAG CCAGAGAACATTCTTTGTGTCAGCAGAGCAACAAACAAGATAAAAATTATTGATTTTGGTTTGGCCCGGAG GTACAAACCTCGAGAGAAGCTGAAGGTCAACTTCGGAACGCCTGAATTTTTGGCCCCTGAAGTTATCAACTATGAGTTTGTTTCATTCCCTACAGACATGTGGAGTCTTGGGGTCATCACTTATATGCT ACTTAGTGGCTTGTCTCCTTTTCTTGGGGATGATGACAATGAAACTCTAAACAACATTCTGGCCTGTCAGTGGAACTTTGAGGAAGAGGAGTTTACAGATGTTTCTGAAGAGGCCAAAGACTTCATCACACGTTTGCTGGTAAAGAGCAAAAACTGGAGGATGAGTGCAACAGAGTCTCTCAGACACCCCTGGCTGTCAGAACAAAGTCTGCACTACAAGTTACATGTGAAG AAAAACAAGTCACGCTCCACACGACCAACCTCTCCAGAGTGCTAA